The Salinibaculum sp. SYNS191 genome has a window encoding:
- a CDS encoding DUF7692 domain-containing protein produces the protein MRINTDGKKEFREDLYDDAADVFGENTRVGGIDRACRHAYQDAKAKKQALEWIEKHLAPEQAAELCEILSTREMDMKIETTTSLHTD, from the coding sequence ATGCGAATCAACACAGATGGCAAAAAGGAGTTTCGAGAGGACCTGTACGACGACGCTGCCGACGTATTCGGTGAGAACACCCGCGTCGGTGGCATCGACCGCGCTTGTAGGCATGCCTATCAAGACGCGAAAGCGAAAAAACAGGCACTCGAATGGATTGAGAAACACCTTGCTCCCGAACAGGCTGCCGAGCTGTGTGAGATACTGAGTACACGCGAGATGGATATGAAGATTGAGACGACCACATCACTGCACACAGACTGA
- a CDS encoding ribbon-helix-helix domain-containing protein codes for MSKQIHDEGRRESSRKEQVRFRAEATLLDAFDEWVDESEYGSRSEALRAAMRQTAGAGHPDQTPLVPPADEPLRTAYIKLCDVANADGVIRHDIAEQELSTILGKRKRTVNHMILGKLRDRGYLNHVANVYGDRSWGLTGWDA; via the coding sequence ATGAGCAAGCAGATACACGATGAGGGACGCCGCGAGTCCAGCCGGAAAGAACAGGTGCGATTCCGAGCAGAGGCTACCCTGCTCGACGCTTTCGACGAGTGGGTGGATGAATCCGAATACGGGAGCCGAAGCGAAGCCCTCCGCGCCGCTATGCGTCAGACAGCCGGGGCAGGCCACCCTGATCAGACACCGCTTGTCCCGCCAGCCGACGAACCACTCCGGACAGCCTACATCAAGCTCTGTGACGTTGCAAACGCTGACGGTGTGATTCGTCACGACATCGCCGAACAGGAACTCTCGACGATACTGGGGAAGCGAAAGCGGACGGTCAACCACATGATACTCGGTAAGCTCCGAGATCGTGGCTATCTGAATCACGTGGCGAACGTCTACGGAGATCGCAGCTGGGGACTCACCGGGTGGGACGCATGA
- a CDS encoding SWIM zinc finger family protein produces the protein MSIESSKVAEWGQSDALDKRLTDPEVLTFPEDWTLSESWQRAQTEADTGGPINDAERMVWLDESDKPKRVLFALQDDRLHAECSCAAWKYRGFCAHVAKCWWRWIRGRLVVHHLDTGRDYQTPPAWLQFNHDRDTDTSGLTAAELDAYLTCELANVGVRDYARNTDRAPGTVGNLLARARDKVGGQR, from the coding sequence GTGAGCATAGAGAGTTCGAAGGTAGCCGAGTGGGGACAGTCGGATGCACTCGACAAACGTCTCACCGACCCGGAGGTATTGACGTTCCCCGAGGACTGGACGCTCTCAGAGAGCTGGCAGCGCGCTCAGACAGAGGCTGACACCGGCGGCCCCATCAACGACGCCGAGCGGATGGTCTGGCTCGACGAGAGCGACAAGCCCAAGCGCGTGCTGTTCGCGCTCCAGGACGACCGCCTGCACGCCGAGTGTTCCTGCGCTGCCTGGAAGTATCGCGGGTTCTGCGCCCACGTGGCGAAGTGTTGGTGGCGCTGGATTCGCGGGCGCTTGGTCGTCCATCATCTCGACACCGGCCGGGACTACCAGACGCCTCCCGCGTGGCTTCAGTTCAACCACGACCGCGACACGGACACTTCGGGACTGACGGCTGCCGAACTCGATGCCTACCTCACGTGCGAGCTGGCAAACGTCGGTGTCCGCGATTACGCCCGCAACACCGACCGCGCACCCGGCACAGTCGGGAACCTGCTGGCTCGCGCTCGTGACAAGGTGGGTGGTCAGCGATGA
- the rpsJ gene encoding 30S ribosomal protein S10 encodes MQQARVRLAGTSPDDLDDICDDVRDIADKTGVKLSGPVPLPTKTLEVPTRKSPDGEGTATWEHWEMRVHKRLIDIDADERALRQLMRIQVPNDVSIEIVLED; translated from the coding sequence ATGCAGCAGGCACGCGTCCGCCTGGCGGGCACCAGCCCCGACGACCTCGACGACATCTGCGACGACGTCCGCGACATCGCGGACAAGACGGGTGTCAAGCTCTCGGGTCCGGTCCCGCTACCGACGAAGACGCTGGAGGTGCCCACCCGCAAGTCCCCCGACGGCGAGGGGACCGCGACGTGGGAGCACTGGGAGATGCGCGTCCACAAACGCCTCATCGACATCGACGCCGACGAACGGGCGCTGCGCCAGCTGATGCGCATCCAGGTGCCCAACGACGTCAGCATCGAAATCGTCCTCGAGGACTGA
- a CDS encoding CopG family transcriptional regulator, which translates to MVTVNITVGMTPEMLEDVDREADNADMSRAEYIRHCIRQAEDSPFDTPEKTLGELADDQKGAA; encoded by the coding sequence ATGGTGACAGTAAATATCACCGTCGGCATGACTCCGGAAATGCTGGAGGATGTCGATAGAGAGGCTGATAACGCGGATATGAGCCGCGCGGAGTACATTCGGCACTGCATCCGACAGGCCGAGGACTCTCCGTTTGACACTCCCGAGAAGACGCTCGGCGAACTCGCAGATGATCAGAAGGGGGCGGCCTAA